The Phycisphaeraceae bacterium genome has a window encoding:
- a CDS encoding FG-GAP repeat protein produces the protein MSTTAYRSFKWSVILAATLAVAAFIVIAGVLRGTKQESRASASVSTPTMTGDLDGGVVPDILIADPSAAPTPASGQVGVLTIVTGETGAVATTITGTAPDGEFGAAASVIGDLNGDGFNDIAVGAPGVTGTASGGEGAIYVFFGPFPAGAGDERTAADADLFMEAPVASTYGFGDRIAPLADFDMDGTVDLRVRGWYLDSQGQPNTRTYVVSGSTGEILHVVVGDAPFDPWADQPGDVNGDGDVNETDLSIIQANLGMQGNLPISDGDLNSDGTVDGADYQIALDHQGESMFHVVLDPSDVHWLQNAQGISTMLPSNIFFPWIGGLDIGGGGSAGGGGTGGWGGGGSGGGGGGGGGSGGGGGTGGGIGGGGGGGDPPPCDLVIRQPGFGGHRLLPPKYVAKGSEHVVGSFWGYSAVASSWATSSSTVAEIIEPPDPSHTHEVRIRFNDTGFARVTASINDCEARWDVWVVEVTLTPDPDTHVDEETDLTVLPTDTETVEITWEPAIVDLYLEFHESMAARFVDGDDLVTGISISGGQAEVVVRSLGIGAASIAVKADHPDSSLLGSMNVVMGGTVGIEFNRAPTFPVRSESPIGAPGADHPYEDDGLIRIGGREVLSELIGARSPITDEHLALIESATNGQGEVATFRVRVKDAKGNPKPSKRVGLVAATDRLTIESQSGILDILPLTNEQGWADFTVSANVWSSAPFDNRTESVFLENVAALAGRTADAFRDGVIDEEFINSLRSTQRFDIGGSHRFTGHSLQFTNPLTGLGLAGSNAHLVVSLDVPVLNDAQYRTALDALQQSVYLHGTELWGHTLNLWDPDSNDILGITVQHPGYLADNMQWLATLAQEKWYPRIEDYFQSNGFVFTDFTLAVDDFDPENPPPGYTGVFRAVEVAAITAEIGLGFAPGYDLIDVIKEGFWKPVFNDDTSTSNYVIAGVSLAGLAADAGYLAGGVPGAILNAATSVLKAIVKFVPVNVVLDIALRLGDELIAGLGAIVKHIAKIPWPEGMNVFDWAVHAAETLINQWNRVLYSPIGLDSSHMASAVDIVNRRLSRTVADEAAEGLAAYAKIGNGGAETFDDLVDRIAINAVSDEAIAQSAESVATAVRRTYHDAVPGAPNPDPKAAARVDDAVFAARQTMHGHLRSYVTPYVGEGKAFKTMEEFEACRFMRGENLRADQVQALNAIRGAIGAIPVGAEVVKVVNFSDAVNRISDSNGQLAGFFTRKADLEGAGNAGQVIERLRLDYDGSAFTAAESYALIETRMSVSLASNTRIPRSSGYATGGADERLINAAAPYTGNGLAASRDGRLAPEWHTTSTLMEVDVTVIAFKNADGTPRVVTIGGGGSSDRWVLRPNPGSPTGVVWEALP, from the coding sequence ATGTCAACTACGGCGTACCGTTCGTTCAAATGGTCGGTCATTCTGGCTGCGACTCTGGCTGTGGCCGCATTCATCGTCATCGCGGGCGTCCTCCGCGGCACCAAGCAGGAGTCGCGCGCATCCGCCAGCGTCTCGACCCCCACCATGACCGGTGATCTGGACGGCGGAGTCGTTCCGGACATTCTTATCGCCGACCCGAGCGCCGCGCCGACGCCGGCATCCGGCCAAGTCGGCGTGTTGACGATCGTCACGGGCGAAACGGGTGCCGTGGCGACCACCATCACGGGAACCGCCCCCGATGGCGAGTTCGGTGCGGCCGCGTCGGTGATCGGCGATCTCAATGGCGACGGGTTCAACGACATCGCCGTCGGAGCGCCCGGAGTGACTGGAACGGCGAGCGGCGGCGAGGGCGCCATCTACGTTTTCTTCGGGCCCTTCCCGGCCGGAGCCGGAGACGAGCGGACCGCCGCCGATGCCGATCTGTTCATGGAAGCGCCGGTGGCATCCACCTACGGGTTCGGCGATCGCATCGCGCCGCTCGCGGACTTCGACATGGATGGCACGGTGGACCTGCGGGTTCGCGGCTGGTACCTCGACAGCCAAGGGCAGCCCAATACGCGCACGTATGTGGTCTCCGGATCGACCGGCGAGATTCTCCACGTCGTCGTGGGGGACGCCCCCTTCGATCCATGGGCGGATCAACCCGGCGACGTGAACGGTGATGGCGACGTGAACGAGACCGATCTCTCGATCATTCAGGCCAACCTCGGGATGCAGGGCAACCTGCCGATCTCCGACGGCGACCTGAACTCGGATGGAACCGTGGATGGCGCGGACTATCAGATCGCCCTCGATCATCAGGGCGAGTCGATGTTCCACGTAGTGCTCGACCCGTCTGACGTGCACTGGCTTCAGAACGCGCAAGGCATCAGCACCATGCTGCCGAGCAACATCTTCTTCCCGTGGATCGGCGGGCTGGACATCGGAGGCGGAGGAAGCGCCGGGGGAGGCGGCACGGGCGGCTGGGGCGGCGGTGGAAGTGGCGGTGGTGGCGGTGGGGGCGGGGGAAGTGGTGGAGGCGGGGGCACCGGTGGCGGCATCGGTGGCGGGGGCGGGGGCGGCGATCCGCCGCCTTGTGACCTGGTCATCCGCCAGCCCGGGTTCGGTGGACACCGACTGCTCCCGCCGAAGTATGTGGCGAAGGGGTCCGAGCACGTGGTTGGCTCGTTCTGGGGCTACTCCGCGGTGGCCAGCTCCTGGGCGACCAGCAGCTCGACGGTGGCCGAGATCATCGAGCCGCCCGACCCGAGCCACACGCACGAGGTGCGCATCCGCTTCAACGACACGGGCTTCGCGCGCGTGACGGCGTCGATCAACGACTGCGAGGCGCGGTGGGATGTGTGGGTGGTTGAGGTGACGCTGACGCCTGACCCGGATACGCACGTCGATGAAGAAACCGATCTGACCGTTCTTCCGACGGACACCGAGACCGTCGAGATTACATGGGAGCCCGCGATTGTGGATCTTTACCTGGAGTTCCACGAGAGCATGGCGGCACGTTTCGTCGACGGAGATGACCTTGTGACAGGCATCTCAATCTCGGGAGGGCAGGCCGAGGTCGTCGTTCGATCCCTCGGAATCGGAGCAGCGTCGATTGCTGTGAAGGCGGATCATCCAGACAGTTCACTGCTTGGCAGCATGAACGTCGTGATGGGCGGAACGGTGGGAATCGAGTTCAATCGTGCGCCCACGTTCCCGGTCAGATCGGAGTCGCCGATCGGTGCCCCCGGGGCGGACCACCCGTACGAGGACGACGGCTTGATCCGCATTGGCGGGCGTGAGGTGCTTTCGGAGCTGATCGGCGCTCGATCGCCGATCACTGATGAGCACCTCGCGCTCATCGAGAGTGCCACGAACGGGCAAGGTGAGGTTGCCACGTTCCGCGTGCGCGTCAAGGACGCGAAGGGAAACCCCAAGCCAAGCAAGCGCGTCGGGCTGGTCGCCGCGACGGATCGACTGACTATCGAAAGCCAGTCGGGCATTCTGGACATTCTCCCGCTCACGAACGAACAGGGGTGGGCGGACTTCACTGTGTCGGCCAATGTGTGGAGTTCCGCGCCATTCGACAATCGCACGGAGAGCGTGTTCCTTGAGAACGTTGCGGCCCTGGCTGGCCGAACGGCGGACGCATTCCGCGACGGGGTGATCGACGAGGAGTTCATCAACTCTCTCCGATCGACGCAACGGTTCGACATCGGCGGGAGCCACAGGTTCACCGGTCATTCACTCCAGTTCACGAACCCTCTAACCGGTCTTGGGCTTGCCGGTTCGAATGCCCACCTGGTCGTCAGTCTGGATGTGCCTGTCCTCAACGACGCGCAGTATCGGACGGCTCTTGACGCTCTGCAGCAGTCGGTGTACCTGCACGGCACTGAGTTGTGGGGGCACACGTTGAATCTCTGGGATCCGGACAGCAACGACATCCTGGGCATCACCGTCCAGCATCCGGGGTACCTTGCGGACAACATGCAGTGGCTCGCCACTCTCGCGCAGGAAAAGTGGTATCCACGAATCGAGGACTACTTCCAGTCCAACGGGTTCGTCTTCACCGATTTCACACTGGCGGTCGATGACTTCGATCCGGAGAATCCGCCACCCGGATACACGGGCGTGTTCCGAGCGGTAGAGGTTGCCGCAATCACGGCGGAGATCGGTCTGGGGTTCGCGCCAGGCTATGACCTCATCGATGTGATCAAGGAGGGCTTCTGGAAGCCGGTCTTCAACGACGACACCTCCACGAGCAACTACGTGATCGCTGGCGTGTCGCTGGCAGGCCTCGCTGCCGACGCCGGTTACCTTGCTGGTGGCGTGCCCGGCGCCATTCTCAACGCGGCCACGAGCGTGCTCAAGGCGATCGTCAAGTTCGTGCCGGTCAACGTGGTGCTGGACATCGCGCTTCGACTGGGTGATGAACTGATCGCGGGGCTTGGCGCCATCGTCAAGCACATCGCAAAGATTCCTTGGCCGGAGGGGATGAACGTCTTTGACTGGGCGGTTCACGCCGCCGAGACGCTGATCAACCAGTGGAATCGGGTCCTGTACAGCCCGATCGGCCTGGATTCGAGCCACATGGCCTCGGCCGTGGACATCGTCAACCGCCGGCTGTCCCGGACCGTCGCCGACGAGGCGGCGGAAGGGCTGGCCGCTTACGCCAAGATCGGGAACGGCGGTGCCGAGACGTTTGATGACCTGGTTGACCGCATCGCCATCAATGCCGTCAGCGATGAGGCAATCGCTCAGTCCGCCGAAAGCGTGGCGACAGCGGTCAGGCGGACCTACCATGATGCGGTGCCGGGGGCGCCGAACCCGGACCCGAAGGCCGCAGCCCGGGTGGATGACGCGGTCTTTGCCGCCCGGCAGACCATGCACGGCCACCTCCGCTCGTACGTCACGCCGTACGTCGGCGAGGGGAAGGCATTCAAGACGATGGAGGAGTTCGAGGCGTGCCGGTTCATGCGGGGAGAGAACCTGCGTGCGGACCAAGTGCAGGCGCTCAACGCGATTCGGGGTGCGATCGGCGCGATTCCAGTGGGCGCAGAGGTGGTCAAGGTCGTGAACTTCAGCGACGCGGTCAACCGCATCTCGGACAGCAACGGGCAGCTCGCGGGGTTCTTCACGCGCAAGGCGGATCTCGAAGGAGCGGGCAACGCTGGTCAAGTCATCGAGCGCCTTCGCCTCGACTATGACGGCTCTGCCTTCACCGCCGCCGAGTCGTACGCGCTGATCGAGACTCGAATGAGCGTGTCGCTTGCCTCGAACACGAGAATCCCACGAAGCAGTGGCTACGCCACTGGCGGTGCCGATGAACGCCTCATCAACGCGGCCGCACCCTACACTGGCAACGGCCTCGCGGCATCCCGTGATGGCCGCCTCGCCCCCGAGTGGCACACCACATCAACGTTGATGGAGGTGGATGTCACGGTTATCGCATTCAAGAACGCCGACGGCACGCCGAGGGTCGTGACGATTGGTGGCGGTGGATCGAGTGATCGGTGGGTGCTGCGGCCGAACCCAGGTAGTCCGACCGGTGTCGTTTGGGAGGCGCTGCCTTGA
- a CDS encoding DinB family protein: MNAAALIDRLAHGPAMIEAALRGVGPAEFRWKPAPDAWSLVEIVNHLCDEETLDFRTRVDLTLHRPGDPWPPIDPVGWATVRDYQSRDLEESLTRFRRLREESLVFLRSLAAPDWSRVHEHPKIGRLRAGDLLASWAAHDLLHLRQIAKRRYEYGVAVLGEGYAAEYAGGW; the protein is encoded by the coding sequence ATGAATGCCGCCGCATTGATTGACCGACTGGCTCACGGTCCCGCGATGATCGAAGCCGCCCTGCGCGGCGTCGGCCCCGCCGAATTCCGCTGGAAGCCCGCCCCGGACGCCTGGTCGCTGGTCGAGATCGTCAACCACCTCTGCGATGAGGAGACGCTGGACTTCCGCACGCGCGTGGACCTGACGCTCCACCGCCCGGGCGACCCCTGGCCGCCCATCGACCCGGTGGGCTGGGCGACCGTGCGGGACTACCAGTCGCGCGACCTGGAGGAGTCGCTCACGCGCTTTCGGCGGCTGCGCGAGGAGTCGCTGGTCTTCCTGCGCTCCCTCGCCGCCCCGGACTGGTCGCGCGTGCACGAGCACCCGAAGATCGGTCGCCTGCGAGCGGGCGACCTGCTGGCGTCGTGGGCCGCGCATGACCTGCTCCACCTGCGCCAGATCGCCAAGCGGCGCTATGAGTACGGCGTGGCGGTGCTGGGCGAGGGGTACGCGGCGGAGTATGCGGGGGGGTGGTGA